The genomic DNA TAAGTTACTTATTATATGGCCTTTTTTTTCGCTTGGTTTTGGCCTGTTCTTCGTCCTTTGGATAATAAAACTCGATCTCGCTGTGGCTCTCTTCGTTGCTCATACTAAAGTATCTGTATGctagtttttctttcagttattgaaaatatagttgtactttgtacatatttttttcttttttcgcccACGCGCTCGTAGCTTTTAGTCTCAACTCAAAAGAGCCGTCGAGCCGAGAAAAGGTTTCGTAATGTCCGGTCATTACAAGAAAATCTTGTCCCCCtcagcagccaatcagagctaatcagagccatataataaaaagtatCCATTGAGAGCGAATCCTCCATTTTTGGCCCTATGCTTATGAAGTAATGACTGTTCCACTCATTAATTAAAGGCCCAGGCTAAAATATCTGGATTACTgaattgaattatttgaattacTCTGGACTTTGTGTATGCTAAAATGTCAACTCATGGAATGAGAGCTTAGTTTCTCCCAGAGTATTCGACAGGTTCAATTTTTCTCAAGAAATGCTGATAAGAAAAATGCCTGTTAAAAGTCTCCCCTAGTCAAAAAATAACATAACTGAAAACACAGTTGTTATGCTTAGTAGAAAGGAAAACACACAGACATCAGTGTTTCCAATACAAGCAAGCTGCTGTTGTTCATTATGGCCGCGCGAAATCTGGATTCAAGGAACCCAGATTTCGCTCGACCATTTTTCTCGCTCAACACTTGTGGTCTACACAGAGAACCACAAGGAAGCATACATCCCTGAAGCTGACACTTCCCTTTTAATTCAACTTActcgacgtacaatctacttcaaacttcaaatctacttcaaagaaaaacTCATTGTAAACATGCAGAGAAAATTCAGAATAGGCGGATCGATGGCTTCTCAACACACTTTCCGATATACAGCAGACGAACGAGACAAGCTCTGGAGACTGAGTCGGATTAACCGCTAACCGTTTTCAAAGTGGTACCTATCCCACCTAAAATTATattgtagatcagcgcggcttagctcagaaacgctatttcttgttgaactaaagctctaatTGTGCCACGCACAATGGAAAATTTTTGGTTTAAGATTTTGGTTTAAGATTAAaggactttttttaaaaaatcactgCCCAAGGTCGAGGAAGTGCTCCAAAGAATCATCAAATTCTTGCATAAATGGAATTTGAGGCACAGGGGACTTCTTTCCAGTAAATATACTGCTATGGCTTTGACTTCTGTAAGTGGTGATGTCTTCCTCCTTCTTGTATTTGATCCAAGCGTGCAAAGCCGCCGATGCATCCaagttgtacatgtaattcGTTTCCTTGGCAAGGTCAGCTATGTAGTTTGTTTGAAAGTCGATATCCTCATCTTTGCCTCTCAATGTTTTCATTCTGAAAATTAACAATTGGTAAACGGGTTAAAAATTCACCTAAGCGCGAGAGCAGTCCCGTGTCTCTTACATGTCACGCAACTCTGTCATCTTGCTCTTCATCGGACGCcttacaccttattccaaaatggccaccattttagtattcttttgtttgattaaaaGTTGGCCCTTTTAGCCttgctttcaaacgtaaaattcaaaagaacagTTAACGTTGAAcaaggccaaaagggccaatttccagtcaaacaaaagaatactataATGGCGGTAATTTTGGAATAAGGGCACGAGGTAGTTGTttcaagtaaaaaaacaaacacaaaaacaaaaagagcagtagactagcaacctttgtggcatgattatggtgctgcagCAAGAATCCCTCTaaaagaaggggtttctctccattaactgaaataattatCTCTAGTAAAGCAGGTAATTGgggggaatattgtgtgtgtggatggtgagttgagggaaaattaTAACCAAAAATTAGTCTGTAATATGAgtaagagaaattcacaaagcaaactctcaaactcacagtggagttagctaaacaaaacaaactctgtgtggaaataaaaaccttaatttcagaaacaaccagatagtacatgtataagaaaCTACAGTAAATCAAGTAGGAgggataaacaaatatttgaacatgaaaattattcgttcttaagaaataacaataataaatatgGAAAAATCCCAACACGAaaccttcgttcttaaaaagcATGGGAAAGGGAGCtccaaaacccaaagaaatcccatgcaaaatgaaaaaaacaggTGTAATGAGGCAAATCCAAACAACCCGAAGGTAAAGAAaggctgactgcgacaccattaggctcgtaaatggctgtgaatcttcaggggtagagcgcaaccgagcaagggggtttctagtccagcgccggacctctacccgaccccctcgtgccgagtcaagaaaaaaaagaaaagaacagcaAGCGGCAACCCAGGAGAAAATCCAACACCAAAAACCAGGACAGGCTGACGCGACCGAAACTGCGAAGCCCATTAACTAAATTTGGAAATAACACTTACCAAAACACACTTACCAGGTGTATAATAGCATTTCTGAAGCAAAAGTATagttcaaatatttgtttatcccTCCTATATAGCTACTTGATTTATTGTAGTttcttatacatgtattttctgtTGATCTAGGCTTCAGGTAACCACCATGTCAGCCCCAGTTGTCTTGATCAATATCGCCATATTTACCTTGGTAATGACCAAGTAGACAGAAGACGACTTTATACGCTCTCCCAGAATCGATTTGACTTTGTTTCGGTATTTAGGATTCCTTGGAAAATGAATATCGGGGCTACTTCATTCAAGAAAGCAGTATACGAAAAGTTATGGATGTCCAGCCAATATACTATCTCTAGCGATTTGTTAGTGGGTGGTCTTGAGGGACCCGAGTTatattcccagacttggcgtcacatgtgggctgaatttgttggttctgtactctgctccCACAGGTTTTTCaacgggtactccggttttcctccttaaaaaccaacctacgatttgatgagttgatttgatttctgtacagcgctgtccccaattagtgccccagaactatgtacatgtatatgtaatcgcaatgtgccctcgtgcaattaaggattaatttcacacctattttcaaagttttcacaaaatcgcccgacgagggcaatttggaaaactttgaaaatacaagtgaaattaatcattaattgcacgagggcacattgcgattacatctTTAGCACATAAAGGGCAAACGTATTGAGGGAAGCCCGTTCAGTGCCGCGACAAATGACAGTCAACACGCTcccattcggttaaagttcaattcaataaatcgttaCTGTCCACAGAAAAAAGCacttaaaatgtattttgtatgtgccacatataaaatacattttagtcTAAGCAACTGTCAatcaatcaggatcaagtaatcatgccctcttggtTACCAAAAGTGCCATCATGATTAAGGAAAAATggcctccgtctcagccaatcagcattcagtaattttgccccgtatgtcaTAAATATAATTAAGAATTAATAAATGAgtttatcgtcatcatcatcattatttaaATGGTCACCGTTGTCTTTCTTTTGCTCCAGGTAGGAACCTTCTCCCTGTCTTGGCAAGACGGGATCTTTGATGGATTTTTGGGATTTTGGGTCCGGAATATACGCTCGGTGGCACTTATTTTAAGCTACTCAACATTTGCACCTGTGAATAGCCTTGTATGCGCATGCGTGTAGACAGGAAATTCGCCTGAATAAAAAAGTCTAAATCTGCTAACAATAACTGTCGTTGTCTATCCGCAATATTCAAGTTAATAAATATGTTTCACCTTGCATTGCATATAACAGTGATGATTAGTTTCTTTTCACCACCTCCGCCTTTTAACAGATTGGACCAAAGAAAGGCATTTTAGCAGTATCGTAAATGCCTACCTGGAAATCCACAGCTTCATATCATTTTCCATTTCTTGCTGATTGGGAAGTTTTATTTTTCCAGTGATATAATTAACTGCCCAAAATCCTTGTATGTCAAACATGGTGAAGCTATAGTACTGGTCTAATGCCCCAATGTAAAGAGCCTTGTTTCTTCCTCCGCCTCTCCAGAGAATAGCCTTGTACAATCCTTCGGGGTACAAGACGTTGGACGTTTTGAGGCAAAGACGTTCTTCCAGGAATGGATAGAAGTAATGGTATCCAGTGCACAGAATAATGTCGTCTACTTCTGCTGAGGTTCCATCTCCAAACTGGACAGTTCTTCCCTCGATCTTGGTCAAAAGTGGCTTCTCTGACACCTGAGAGGGCCACTTGAAACCCATCGGTTTTGTTTTCCATgtacaaataatatttttggcGCCATACTTGAGGCATTGAAGAGCAATGTCTTCTGCAGAATAGCTTGAACCAACCACAAGAACTCTCTTGTCCTTAAACTGAGAGGCGTCCCTGAAATCGTGTGAATGGATAACTCGACCAGGAAATTGGTCCATTCCAGGAAAGTGTGGCACGTTTGGGGCAGAAAAATGGCCAACGGCTACTATTATGTAGTCGAATCTCTCGACTGGAAGAACTTTGTCCTCTGGGAGATTTTTGACAACGACTGAAAAGTCGCTGGTTGCGTCGTTGAAGGTCACTTGTCGAACAACATGGTTGAAACGAATCCAAGGACGAAGATCCCCTTTTGTCCAACGACCTGAGATGACCACAAGGAAAGATTTACTTCGAAATGTCTCGATTTCATTTCAAGCCGTAATTTTAATTCAAAACGTTATTGTACCGAGAGtcatgctaataataataatctttattagGACTCCAAGAAGGCTTTTCAATTCTAATTCATTATTTGTTATGTGTTCGAATTTTCTCGAGCCTGTGACAACTCTTGCAGCAAAATTCTGGACAATTCTGCAGTTTGGAGACGTTCTTCTTTGATTTGCTAGATCATACAGGAGAACAATAGAATAATTGACTGAATACCAAAGTGTGGATAACATTCTCTAAAGACTTTGAGTCAAAAAAGTATTTAATTCTGTTAATTCTGAGCCCTTTTTATGTCGATTGCTATGCACGCAGGGTTCTTCTTCGCGTGAACGATGTAGTTGTCTCAGCTCTCTATTGGTCGGATGGAAAAATCCAGCTATCATCAGGCGGCCATGTTAATTCGTTCCAATTCTCGTGAAACAGGAAAAGGACACGTGCAATGCACCTATGAAGTCACTTGGGCAATTAACTATCTCTTGCTTATGAATGGCTTGTAAACTAAACAATTCTGTTAGTTTTTATCCTAGGGTACTTTCACTAGATACCTTAAAGCAACGACAACAGAAAGGAGATAAAACTAAGTTCAATTTCGTCCACGTCCGCGACAGCAGAGGCTGTTTGCTTTAAGATTCGAATTGAACTCTAACCTTTCAGATAATCATAAAGGGCTTCTCTGGGAGGGTATGATGGAACAGGCTTCTTAAAATGATCTTCGAAAGTATAATCAGGAAACTCCAAGCATTCCTTGGGACCATTTGACCACAAGCCTCGGTACATGCTGCCGTGCACTGGTTCCCCATATTGATCAGAACCTATGAAAAAGACATAGCTTCAAAATGGACAAGCCACACGAAACACATCTCGTGGAAATGAGTTAAACGCGAAGACGCATCATAAAAGTGGTCGCTTCTTCACGCTCTAcctttgttcgaattcatttaAACACAACTGATTAcccaagatggcgatcaacaaacagcaacaccgAGACGAAACCCCCGATATTTCCAGCCGGCGCGTGAAAAAAGGGGACGGGGGTTTTATAAAGGATAGAGGACATCTCTTAACATAATACGGATACATTGCCATTAtgacttttttttaatgaagaggcagtgcggcccagtggttagggcgcttgccttgagaacCGGAGCCGGACTtgtccgggttcaagactcgttctgatcactcgttgaatttgatcccggtagtccctggttaaacctctcggctgcacttgtaaataccCATCTAGTTTGCCTCTGAGCAGttgagattcttaacagttgttgtcgttttgttgttttgatttcattggccctgaaaagctcctatggGGAGAGAGGTCAATGAAATATGTAAGTATATTTCACATTACCAAAGAGCTCTGTTTGAGACCACCGTCGATTGACAAATTATCCTAATGTTCCAAATGTGAAAGGCACCACGTTTTTACTCGTTCGTCTGCGTATTTAATTTACCCGCAAACTCACATCCCTTTGccctttcattttttattaagaGCTTTACCCACCTTTTCCCCTCCCACCCATTTTCGGCAGAGAAAATCTCTGGGTTTTAGCCGTAACAGTCACGGAGCGGTGTGTCTCACTGGGAAATCGTTGCTAGCCTAAGTTATACCGATCTAAAACAACGGGATGGTGGCAACTTTGCGAGAGTTATCAAGAAGCGGTTTTGACTAATTAATGTATGTCGTAGGTATTCCCTGCAAGTCTTACCAGTTTCGTCGGTATATTTCCAGAGTCCTCCCCAATTCGACTGTTTCTCGAAACAAACAATCTCGGGTACTTCTTGTCCCTGTGCCTTCAGTTGATTAAAGTGGTATAGCACAGACATCCCACTAGGTCCAGCACCAATAACACATACGCGCAGCTTGGCTTGAGACATCTTCGAGctttgcaagaaaacaaaaacaaagagttAAATTGAACGAGACCCTGTAATGCACCAGTCAAAGTAAAccccgaccccccccccccccccaccccgggaCATGTGGGGCTTTAGTGGGGCTTTATCTCCATGTTAGCAGTTCTTTGAGGCCCCAGTATGTGGGGGATTCGCGCGTTTTGTCTCTCTTGTGCAGAGGGGTGTGGGGCATTTAATAGTAGGGGATTCGTtctaatccaagatggcggccatcGTTCCTGCAAGGACTTCTGGGTACATTTGGCCACATGCGATCACTCAAGATGGCAGACATAAGTATTAACAGGTATTTGTGGAATCCGTCTAGTTGTTATTCAAATCAGTACATCGATTGATTTAGGGCATAGATTTAAGAAAGCAAACACTTTAATACTTTTTTTGCCGATGAAGTTTTGTTTTGCTGCCCTTTAGAAACGAGTAAATTCGTTCGTTTAATAATTGTTTGTATTCCTTGTAGGTGGAAAACTTTCCTTTGCAATGCAAGGATAAAACAGGAATTTGTGGAAGAATACGCtcaactttttgagaaaaatcgGTATGTTTTTCTCTGTATTCTTAGTATTGATACAGTTGTATTGAGAAAATATATTCTGCCCAGCTTATTGAAGAAATACTGCATGGAAGATTTAAAGTAATCCTGTCGATGTGTATACCTAGATCAGATGAGAAAACCAAAATAACCTTTTTGGGTTTTCATCTGTGCAATCATGGAATAGACGTCGACGTCATGGAAAAGTCACAAAATTGTTTAATTCCCTAGTTTCTTTGTGAATCCTGTGTTCAAATTGTCTAGTTTTAGATTATCAAAGATAAAAACTTTTTAATTTCCCTGTAATTTTTCCACTCCTATAGAAGTCCAACGAAATAGCTATTACATTTGCGGTGGAGGTGAATATATTGGCTGATGATATGCTGTGATGGGGAGAAATGCCCAATTGTATGGTACCATGCTGACGGTGTTGGCCTTACTGAAGAAACTGTGCCTGCTGGGTCTTGGTTCAGCAAAGACTGTTATCATTAGTGACTGGTATCTATCAAATGACAACCTTTCCGAATATTGTTGAAATAACTTACGGAATGTTATGACTAACATTGTCCTAACAATAAACTTATTATTTTCATTCTACTGCCTTGTGAATTTTTCAAGGGCACTGGCAAATCCATTAGGAACATCTTCAGTTGCCCTAGGGGGTGGGGCATTTTCTGTTATTTCCTGCAAAATATTTCTCCACATAGTGGGCCATTTGTCACTTTTTGCAGGCTATTGAAAACCAATCCCCACCTACATCccggggtggggggaggggggggggggtgcataATTAAATGATAAAAAGATTATCGCATTGAACTTCGATTGCAATTTAAAATGCCCATGTAAAAACTCAATTTTTTCTTTGGCTAAGATAAATCCCTCCCGCGCCTAAGGTAAGCAAATTCTATCGATGACAGCAAAGTTTTTCTTCTTTGTGAGCTGTTGAAATACAAATCGAAAAATATGCTTGTATTATAAATCACAGTAACTTCACCTTTTTTGTGGATctaagctaaaatttcaaaagagCCAAGTGATATATACAATACAACTGATGATACAAATTATGCAAGGTTAACGAGTGATAAATAACAAGAGAGTCAGATGCGAAGAAGTCCTTTAGGAGCAATTCAAATTGAAATATCACTGGCCCAAATTGAAAG from Montipora capricornis isolate CH-2021 chromosome 2, ASM3666992v2, whole genome shotgun sequence includes the following:
- the LOC138038144 gene encoding trimethylamine monooxygenase-like isoform X1, whose protein sequence is MCSKMSQAKLRVCVIGAGPSGMSVLYHFNQLKAQGQEVPEIVCFEKQSNWGGLWKYTDETGSDQYGEPVHGSMYRGLWSNGPKECLEFPDYTFEDHFKKPVPSYPPREALYDYLKGRWTKGDLRPWIRFNHVVRQVTFNDATSDFSVVVKNLPEDKVLPVERFDYIIVAVGHFSAPNVPHFPGMDQFPGRVIHSHDFRDASQFKDKRVLVVGSSYSAEDIALQCLKYGAKNIICTWKTKPMGFKWPSQVSEKPLLTKIEGRTVQFGDGTSAEVDDIILCTGYHYFYPFLEERLCLKTSNVLYPEGLYKAILWRGGGRNKALYIGALDQYYSFTMFDIQGFWAVNYITGKIKLPNQQEMENDMKLWISRMKTLRGKDEDIDFQTNYIADLAKETNYMYNLDASAALHAWIKYKKEEDITTYRSQSHSSIFTGKKSPVPQIPFMQEFDDSLEHFLDLGQ
- the LOC138038144 gene encoding trimethylamine monooxygenase-like isoform X2; this encodes MSQAKLRVCVIGAGPSGMSVLYHFNQLKAQGQEVPEIVCFEKQSNWGGLWKYTDETGSDQYGEPVHGSMYRGLWSNGPKECLEFPDYTFEDHFKKPVPSYPPREALYDYLKGRWTKGDLRPWIRFNHVVRQVTFNDATSDFSVVVKNLPEDKVLPVERFDYIIVAVGHFSAPNVPHFPGMDQFPGRVIHSHDFRDASQFKDKRVLVVGSSYSAEDIALQCLKYGAKNIICTWKTKPMGFKWPSQVSEKPLLTKIEGRTVQFGDGTSAEVDDIILCTGYHYFYPFLEERLCLKTSNVLYPEGLYKAILWRGGGRNKALYIGALDQYYSFTMFDIQGFWAVNYITGKIKLPNQQEMENDMKLWISRMKTLRGKDEDIDFQTNYIADLAKETNYMYNLDASAALHAWIKYKKEEDITTYRSQSHSSIFTGKKSPVPQIPFMQEFDDSLEHFLDLGQ